One Nitrospinaceae bacterium DNA window includes the following coding sequences:
- a CDS encoding cyclic nucleotide-binding domain-containing protein: MSNEDKISESSRKRNLSLDVLSSKLRKNYEFFASLNDDELLGFLGMCESSPFQAGEIIFEEGEHEAIWFIILSGQVRIYRADKTLGYLGEGQSFGEVGLLKNAPHSASAKAEIDTILLSVQRTILSNTLPALGYKILEYIASQLADKLAHANLQIENLEIKE, encoded by the coding sequence ATGAGCAATGAAGATAAAATCTCCGAATCGTCCCGAAAAAGAAACTTGAGCCTCGATGTTCTTTCTTCAAAGCTCAGGAAAAACTACGAGTTTTTCGCCAGCCTGAATGACGATGAACTTCTCGGTTTTCTCGGGATGTGCGAGAGCTCCCCCTTTCAGGCGGGAGAGATTATTTTCGAGGAGGGAGAGCATGAGGCCATCTGGTTCATCATCCTCAGCGGGCAGGTGCGCATCTACCGCGCGGACAAGACTCTAGGCTATCTCGGGGAGGGGCAAAGTTTTGGCGAGGTCGGCCTGCTGAAAAATGCCCCCCATTCCGCTTCGGCGAAAGCCGAAATCGATACAATTCTTCTATCGGTTCAGCGTACTATCCTGAGCAACACCCTGCCAGCGCTCGGCTACAAGATTCTCGAATACATTGCCAGCCAGCTCGCCGACAAGCTCGCCCACGCCAATCTTCAGATCGAAAACCTGGAGATCAAGGAATAA
- a CDS encoding aminopeptidase P family protein, protein MNIFGTKFDYESRVERLRKEMDKRDLDCMLVHLWPNQYYVSGFYHHLPWYPLSLDSSTESPLIIFRDPAEPPIFLCGFLVYNAILEGSWLEDVRAFDKESNLGAMEYLAEVLAEKKVASGNIGLEDEICTISTFRKLEKALPKARFHHASDVFNITRSIKEPEEVELIRKAVKIAESAMRVAMDMAKPGVPEMDVQREIEIEMRRQGAVREVETMCQSGIRTANYRAFAAEWKKIGENELVMVDLGAIYKGYSSDITRTWPVGEATDEQKKIASDLYKVHAMMMDFIKPGVIHRDVAQFAIDEMEAMGYGSNCHTFPHWRFSFHGLGLGPFHDPPDNHHPDTVLEAGMVVSIQPGARHEKYTIRFEDDILVTPDGAETLMTIPIDLI, encoded by the coding sequence ATGAATATCTTTGGAACAAAATTCGACTATGAATCCCGCGTGGAGAGGCTTCGCAAGGAGATGGACAAGCGGGATCTCGATTGCATGCTGGTCCACCTTTGGCCCAACCAATATTATGTATCCGGGTTTTATCACCATCTTCCGTGGTATCCGCTCAGCCTGGACTCCTCGACCGAATCGCCCCTGATCATCTTCCGGGACCCGGCGGAGCCGCCCATCTTTCTTTGCGGATTTCTCGTTTACAACGCCATTCTCGAGGGAAGCTGGCTCGAGGATGTGCGGGCGTTCGACAAGGAATCGAATCTCGGCGCCATGGAATATCTGGCCGAAGTCCTCGCCGAGAAAAAAGTGGCAAGTGGAAACATCGGGCTCGAAGACGAAATCTGCACGATCAGCACCTTCCGAAAACTCGAGAAAGCGCTTCCCAAGGCGCGCTTTCACCACGCCTCCGATGTATTCAACATTACACGCTCCATCAAGGAGCCCGAGGAGGTTGAGCTTATCCGCAAGGCGGTCAAAATCGCCGAGTCGGCGATGCGGGTGGCCATGGATATGGCCAAGCCGGGCGTTCCCGAAATGGATGTGCAACGGGAGATCGAGATAGAGATGCGGCGCCAGGGCGCGGTCCGTGAGGTCGAGACCATGTGCCAGTCGGGAATCCGAACCGCCAACTACCGCGCGTTCGCGGCGGAGTGGAAAAAAATCGGGGAAAACGAACTCGTCATGGTGGATCTGGGCGCGATTTACAAAGGCTACAGCTCCGACATCACCAGGACATGGCCGGTGGGCGAGGCCACGGACGAGCAGAAGAAGATCGCCTCGGATCTGTACAAAGTGCACGCGATGATGATGGATTTCATCAAGCCCGGGGTGATACACCGCGACGTTGCCCAGTTCGCCATCGATGAAATGGAGGCCATGGGATACGGGAGCAACTGTCACACTTTCCCGCATTGGCGGTTTTCGTTCCATGGGCTTGGCCTGGGCCCGTTCCACGATCCGCCCGACAATCACCACCCCGACACCGTTCTCGAGGCCGGGATGGTGGTCTCGATTCAGCCCGGCGCGCGGCACGAGAAATACACCATCCGCTTCGAGGACGATATACTCGTCACGCCGGATGGGGCGGAAACCTTGATGACGATTCCGATTGATTTGATATGA
- a CDS encoding D-2-hydroxyacid dehydrogenase family protein, with the protein MKIVLPDDYSELFSGTGDLERLNTLGKVAHHTDRPASGDEMAERLADAEIILTTRFSTDFKGTDLLDRMPRLKMISIMGTRPRMVDMKRANAKNAVVSITPGSSSTSVAEHTMMFILALAKQMHIVGPEMRAGEWKRRTGIQVEGKTLSLLGFGYIGEKMVKMAQGFGMRVIVWSKNMTPERAATAGAEAASLDECMAADFVSLHLHVNDGTRGLISKERLAQMRPGAFLVNTSRAALVDMDALLDTLREGRIAGAGLDVFEPEEPLPADSPFRSLDNAIISAHSAANTLDARATQLRISVDNIEAFLNGKPTNIVTEDA; encoded by the coding sequence ATGAAAATAGTTCTTCCCGACGATTATTCAGAGCTTTTCAGCGGCACGGGCGATTTGGAGCGGCTTAATACGTTGGGCAAGGTGGCGCATCATACCGATAGGCCTGCGAGCGGGGATGAGATGGCCGAGCGACTCGCGGATGCCGAAATTATTTTAACGACCCGGTTTTCTACTGATTTCAAGGGCACTGATCTTCTCGACCGTATGCCCCGTCTCAAGATGATCTCGATCATGGGGACCCGCCCTCGGATGGTGGATATGAAGCGGGCAAATGCAAAAAACGCTGTGGTTTCGATTACCCCGGGCTCAAGCAGCACCTCGGTTGCCGAGCACACGATGATGTTCATCCTTGCGCTCGCAAAGCAGATGCACATTGTGGGGCCCGAGATGCGGGCAGGGGAGTGGAAGCGTCGGACGGGGATTCAGGTTGAGGGCAAGACGCTATCACTCTTGGGATTTGGCTATATCGGCGAGAAAATGGTGAAGATGGCCCAGGGCTTTGGGATGCGGGTGATCGTCTGGTCAAAAAACATGACGCCCGAGCGCGCCGCTACAGCTGGCGCCGAGGCGGCGAGTCTCGATGAGTGCATGGCGGCGGATTTTGTATCGCTGCATCTTCATGTGAACGATGGAACACGGGGTCTTATTTCAAAAGAGCGTCTTGCGCAAATGCGGCCCGGCGCCTTTTTGGTCAACACCTCGCGCGCGGCGCTGGTTGATATGGATGCTTTGCTCGACACCTTGCGCGAGGGGCGCATCGCGGGGGCGGGCCTCGATGTGTTCGAGCCCGAGGAGCCGCTTCCGGCAGATTCTCCTTTCCGCTCGCTCGACAACGCGATAATAAGCGCCCACTCGGCAGCGAACACGCTCGATGCCAGGGCCACGCAGCTGCGCATTTCGGTGGACAATATTGAGGCTTTTTTGAATGGCAAGCCCACGAATATTGTCACCGAGGACGCTTAA
- a CDS encoding 2-dehydropantoate 2-reductase produces the protein MFEKIAVFGTGAIGSSAAADLTDAGYDVTIVDQWPAHVEAMKENGLHIQMTDLDLKIPVKALHVCELASAKLEFDLIFLAVKSFDTKWMAELMAPYLKDDGVLVGLQNSMNEMEITCDIIGRERVVGCCIELSGELFTPGFVQRNTPRGGTWFAVGELDGSITPRVEEIQKILSNVATVEISTNILGTKWTKLIVNSMVMGPWGLLGLLNREAMKLPGIFDLAVEIGKETVAVGTAIGLNVEPVFGLKEDDFSGDEAKMLLNALTTMTGHTGPRARTAPIHDHLKGRKNEIEFINGLVSRKGQEAGVPTPYNDVLRELASEINRGTLEMDPSNYELLKTRLKENGLEIESMS, from the coding sequence ATGTTTGAGAAGATCGCCGTATTCGGAACCGGAGCCATTGGAAGCAGCGCCGCCGCCGACCTCACCGATGCTGGCTATGACGTCACCATCGTCGATCAGTGGCCGGCCCACGTCGAGGCCATGAAGGAAAATGGCCTCCACATCCAAATGACTGATTTGGACCTCAAAATACCCGTAAAAGCGCTTCACGTGTGCGAGCTGGCCTCGGCCAAGCTCGAGTTTGACCTCATCTTTCTGGCGGTGAAATCCTTCGACACCAAATGGATGGCCGAGCTCATGGCACCCTACCTTAAAGACGATGGTGTGCTCGTGGGCCTCCAGAACAGCATGAACGAGATGGAGATTACCTGCGACATCATTGGCCGCGAGCGGGTCGTTGGCTGCTGCATCGAGCTCTCGGGCGAGCTTTTCACCCCCGGCTTCGTCCAGCGAAACACCCCGCGTGGCGGCACCTGGTTTGCCGTCGGCGAACTCGACGGCTCGATCACCCCGCGCGTTGAGGAAATTCAAAAAATCCTGAGCAACGTCGCCACAGTCGAGATATCCACCAACATCCTCGGCACAAAGTGGACCAAATTGATTGTGAACTCGATGGTCATGGGCCCCTGGGGCCTATTGGGCCTCCTGAACCGCGAGGCGATGAAGCTACCCGGTATTTTCGATCTCGCAGTGGAGATCGGCAAGGAAACCGTAGCCGTGGGCACGGCAATCGGCCTCAACGTCGAGCCCGTTTTTGGCCTCAAAGAGGACGATTTTTCAGGCGATGAGGCCAAGATGCTCCTCAACGCACTAACGACAATGACGGGCCACACCGGCCCCCGGGCCCGCACCGCCCCCATCCACGACCACCTCAAGGGCCGCAAAAACGAGATCGAATTCATCAACGGCCTCGTCTCGCGCAAAGGCCAGGAGGCGGGAGTTCCCACCCCCTACAACGACGTCTTGCGAGAGCTTGCGAGCGAGATCAACCGGGGCACCCTTGAGATGGACCCCTCGAACTACGAACTGCTCAAGACCAGGCTCAAGGAAAACGGACTCGAAATAGAATCAATGAGCTAG
- the lepB gene encoding signal peptidase I, with protein sequence MSDSTAASDDQTNYKRKEKSTFREYAEAILVALALALFVRSFVVQAFKIPSGSMEETLLVGDHILVSKFSYWFRDVARGDVVVFRFPRDERRDFIKRVIGLPGDVVLVRGKRVYVNCKTPELIGRCQSLKEPYAVFKNPDGVAAGPPSEKLPYRVPAGSYLVMGDNRNNSQDSRYWGFLKSGVQLDHMRLRFSDYSWDIPFPCGLWKAACWDSKIRGNAFLIYWSWNSPAGSVRWSRLGSWIK encoded by the coding sequence ATGAGCGATAGCACGGCCGCATCGGACGACCAAACCAATTACAAAAGAAAAGAAAAATCCACGTTCCGCGAATACGCCGAGGCGATTCTCGTTGCGCTTGCCCTTGCGCTGTTCGTGCGCTCCTTCGTTGTTCAGGCCTTTAAAATTCCATCAGGCTCGATGGAGGAGACGCTCCTCGTCGGCGATCACATTTTGGTGAGTAAGTTTTCCTACTGGTTTCGCGATGTGGCGCGCGGGGATGTTGTCGTTTTTCGCTTTCCAAGAGATGAGCGTCGCGATTTCATCAAGCGGGTGATAGGCCTTCCGGGCGATGTGGTGCTGGTTCGGGGAAAACGGGTTTATGTAAACTGCAAGACGCCCGAGCTGATAGGGCGCTGCCAGTCGCTCAAAGAGCCCTATGCCGTATTCAAGAACCCGGACGGGGTGGCGGCTGGGCCTCCGAGTGAAAAATTGCCCTACCGGGTGCCTGCCGGGAGTTACCTCGTTATGGGTGATAACCGCAATAACAGCCAGGACAGCCGCTACTGGGGTTTTTTGAAGTCGGGCGTGCAGCTCGACCACATGCGCCTGCGCTTTTCGGATTATTCCTGGGATATTCCCTTCCCCTGTGGGCTATGGAAAGCCGCTTGCTGGGATTCGAAAATTCGAGGCAACGCGTTTTTGATTTACTGGTCCTGGAATAGTCCGGCGGGCAGTGTTCGCTGGAGCCGCCTCGGTAGCTGGATTAAATAA
- a CDS encoding PDZ domain-containing protein, which produces MIFCSEGSPPHPNRFRTLRLTFAGLLLVLLPLAGCAETSSTLAPPNNGQVRKANQKALKEAQKARKEAQEQANRKRWEDYRKGVSKSLREGRVAEKRGKHREAIRHYHRAVQMKSPEGKVLIGGFLKGKQKPLLVGINWIKWDGAFHVGWVWNDSPAEVAGILPGDEIIAVNGVSALKLKSKGLSENVSGQDGSSLTLTARGPGVAQRPRDLKVVRKLFPRSMITNNIRQRIIRLTRKINPSPAVPEAARRHSVRAQAMMKDAKDEEAFKRAANEFELALQLAPWWKDAYFNLAVVQENAKIPWGAIANYKLYLEGVPGAKEARAVQNKIYALEVQSEKLDFVLRMAGGWYSREGFMDASVDGNKIRFVYRLPASKDRKVYGLRKGSLFLSGEISGNRFEGQHVGRYTTKVKCFPQGRKYKVKGDFSKKGRLLTLTLFNATIDKKSCKVKRKKSFQFKIARQNIGRMGSTIGNITDKKMRSLGLGGKGVLLTNLTKGGTAQKAGLQERDVLLAYNGVRVYDIFELIAEMTHPRGTKVKLRVFREGKEVNVFATLR; this is translated from the coding sequence ATGATATTCTGTTCCGAAGGTTCTCCTCCTCACCCCAACAGGTTTCGTACCCTACGCCTAACATTTGCCGGCCTTTTGCTTGTGCTTTTGCCGCTTGCCGGCTGTGCAGAGACATCATCCACTTTGGCGCCCCCTAATAATGGGCAGGTGAGAAAAGCCAACCAGAAGGCACTTAAAGAAGCCCAGAAAGCGCGCAAGGAAGCTCAAGAGCAAGCTAATCGAAAGAGATGGGAAGATTACAGGAAGGGAGTGTCAAAATCGCTCAGAGAGGGCCGAGTCGCCGAGAAGAGAGGGAAACACCGGGAAGCCATTCGCCATTATCACAGGGCCGTTCAGATGAAATCGCCCGAAGGCAAAGTCCTTATCGGTGGATTTTTAAAAGGAAAACAGAAGCCCCTTTTGGTTGGAATCAACTGGATAAAGTGGGACGGCGCGTTTCATGTCGGCTGGGTTTGGAACGACTCCCCTGCCGAGGTAGCAGGGATACTACCGGGCGATGAAATAATTGCCGTGAATGGGGTGTCCGCCTTGAAGCTCAAATCGAAAGGACTCTCGGAGAATGTTAGCGGGCAAGATGGCTCTTCATTAACCCTGACTGCTCGGGGCCCCGGTGTCGCGCAAAGGCCCCGCGATTTGAAAGTTGTCCGAAAATTGTTTCCTCGCTCCATGATAACCAATAACATTAGACAAAGAATCATTCGCCTTACGCGCAAAATCAATCCTTCCCCTGCAGTTCCTGAAGCGGCTCGTCGTCATTCGGTTAGGGCACAGGCGATGATGAAAGACGCAAAGGACGAGGAGGCATTTAAGCGAGCTGCCAATGAGTTTGAACTGGCTCTCCAGCTGGCCCCTTGGTGGAAAGACGCTTATTTTAATTTGGCTGTCGTACAGGAAAACGCCAAAATTCCCTGGGGCGCCATTGCCAACTACAAGCTCTACCTTGAGGGAGTCCCTGGCGCTAAAGAGGCTCGTGCGGTTCAGAACAAGATTTATGCACTTGAGGTTCAGTCTGAGAAACTCGATTTCGTGTTGAGAATGGCCGGAGGCTGGTATTCAAGGGAAGGTTTTATGGACGCCAGTGTGGATGGAAACAAAATTCGATTTGTTTACAGGCTGCCTGCTTCAAAAGACAGGAAGGTATATGGCCTGAGGAAGGGAAGTCTGTTTTTGTCTGGCGAGATAAGCGGAAATCGTTTTGAAGGGCAGCATGTAGGGCGCTACACAACGAAGGTCAAATGTTTTCCCCAGGGCCGAAAGTACAAGGTCAAGGGCGATTTTTCAAAAAAAGGGCGCCTGCTTACGCTTACGCTCTTTAATGCCACTATCGATAAGAAATCATGCAAGGTAAAAAGAAAGAAATCATTTCAGTTTAAAATTGCGAGGCAAAACATAGGGAGGATGGGTTCAACCATCGGGAATATTACAGACAAAAAGATGCGCTCGCTTGGGCTCGGTGGAAAGGGAGTCCTTCTGACGAATTTGACTAAGGGAGGAACTGCCCAAAAAGCGGGCCTGCAGGAAAGGGATGTCCTCCTCGCATATAACGGTGTCAGGGTTTATGACATTTTCGAATTGATAGCGGAAATGACTCACCCTCGCGGAACAAAGGTGAAATTACGCGTTTTCCGCGAAGGTAAAGAAGTAAATGTCTTTGCGACGCTGCGGTAA
- a CDS encoding MFS transporter gives MNPVNFDDQHAEAQPALYRRWKWRVLLSFCAFYSLSYLGRFNFSLIQTAIIEDLGITRADTGWINSWMFWGFAFGGIFHGRIAERIGYRIVILYGAIGIGVFNFLASHSGSVNELLLAWALAIDLVGRQLAGTGTGLLSVHGYIYGAMQAWLFGLLSMVDGGWVLIFGAMALARFLSVAAISRVRA, from the coding sequence ATGAACCCAGTCAATTTTGATGATCAGCACGCCGAGGCTCAGCCCGCTCTTTACCGCAGGTGGAAATGGCGGGTGCTGCTCTCGTTCTGCGCGTTCTACTCGCTGAGCTATCTGGGGCGCTTTAATTTTAGCCTCATCCAGACCGCCATCATCGAGGATTTGGGGATTACCCGCGCCGATACGGGGTGGATCAATTCGTGGATGTTCTGGGGCTTTGCCTTTGGCGGGATTTTCCATGGGCGCATCGCCGAGCGAATCGGCTATCGGATTGTGATTCTCTACGGGGCCATCGGAATCGGTGTATTCAATTTTCTTGCGAGCCACTCAGGTTCGGTGAATGAGCTGCTCCTCGCCTGGGCGCTGGCCATTGACCTGGTGGGTCGTCAACTGGCGGGCACCGGAACCGGCTTGCTGAGCGTTCACGGCTACATTTACGGGGCGATGCAGGCCTGGCTCTTCGGGCTTCTCTCGATGGTAGATGGCGGCTGGGTCCTTATCTTCGGCGCCATGGCGCTTGCGCGTTTCCTCAGCGTTGCGGCAATCTCGCGGGTGAGGGCGTGA
- a CDS encoding thiamine pyrophosphate-requiring protein, producing the protein MRVVDLIANILKREGVEYLNCYPSTPLIEASAKLGIRPVICRQERVGVGIADGYARVTNGRSPSVFAMQHGPGAENAFPGISTAYSDSSPILFMPMGHPMNRDRVFPLFNSVRTYESVTKMAEQITTPERALATMRRAFSALRNGRPGPVLVEIPQDIAVQEVDDSMLDEYAPVRAVRSQADPADVETACRALLEAKRPIIFAGAGVLYAEGWDELAQLAELIGVPVMTTMEGKSAISEKRHPLALGIGSNVMTGPAHYFIKDADLVFAVGTSLTNHGLMTPIPKGMTIIHATNDTRDLNKSYNADHAILGDAKLVLGQFIECCRDIVGDGGRPGREAVEAEIASRKKDWLDEWAPKLNSPEAPINPYRVVWELTKAADPAQTVVTHDSGNPRYEVMPFYQTDGPRTYLGWGKSHQLGTGLGLAMGAKLAAPEKFCVNFMGDAAFGMTGLDFETSVRAGLPICTVVLKNSTMAVETNHMVDSHTKFRTRDVGGDYADIARSLGGWSERIEDPNDVGAAFGRAQEANKEGKSALLEFITNEEMAYSHFGAR; encoded by the coding sequence ATGCGCGTTGTCGATCTCATCGCCAATATCCTGAAGCGCGAGGGCGTTGAATACCTGAACTGCTACCCCTCGACCCCGCTGATTGAAGCCTCGGCGAAGCTGGGCATCCGGCCCGTCATCTGCCGCCAGGAGCGCGTTGGTGTCGGCATCGCCGATGGCTATGCCCGCGTCACGAACGGGCGATCACCCTCGGTCTTCGCCATGCAGCACGGCCCCGGCGCCGAGAACGCTTTTCCGGGCATCTCGACCGCCTACTCGGACTCAAGCCCGATCCTCTTCATGCCCATGGGCCACCCCATGAACCGCGACCGCGTGTTCCCGCTCTTTAACTCGGTTCGCACATATGAGTCCGTCACCAAGATGGCCGAGCAAATCACCACCCCCGAGCGGGCCCTGGCCACCATGCGACGCGCCTTCTCGGCCCTTCGAAACGGAAGGCCCGGCCCGGTGCTGGTCGAGATTCCGCAGGACATCGCGGTTCAAGAGGTTGATGATTCCATGCTGGACGAATATGCCCCGGTGCGCGCCGTGCGCTCCCAGGCCGACCCGGCGGATGTTGAGACGGCCTGCCGGGCGCTACTTGAAGCAAAGAGACCAATTATCTTTGCGGGCGCAGGGGTTCTTTACGCCGAGGGTTGGGATGAGTTAGCGCAGCTCGCCGAGCTCATTGGCGTCCCGGTGATGACCACGATGGAGGGAAAGAGCGCCATATCCGAAAAACGCCACCCCCTCGCGCTGGGAATCGGCTCGAACGTCATGACGGGACCTGCCCATTATTTTATCAAAGACGCCGACCTTGTTTTCGCAGTGGGAACAAGCCTGACCAACCATGGGCTAATGACACCAATCCCCAAAGGCATGACAATTATCCACGCGACAAACGACACGCGAGACCTGAACAAATCCTACAACGCAGACCATGCGATCCTGGGCGATGCCAAGCTTGTCCTCGGCCAGTTCATCGAGTGTTGTCGGGATATTGTCGGGGATGGCGGGCGACCCGGGCGCGAGGCCGTCGAGGCGGAGATTGCTAGCCGAAAAAAGGATTGGCTCGACGAGTGGGCCCCAAAACTCAACTCTCCCGAGGCGCCAATTAACCCCTACCGCGTTGTGTGGGAGTTGACCAAGGCGGCAGATCCGGCCCAAACCGTCGTCACCCACGACTCGGGCAACCCGCGCTACGAGGTCATGCCCTTCTATCAGACGGACGGGCCGCGAACCTACCTCGGCTGGGGAAAATCCCACCAGCTAGGCACCGGGCTCGGCCTCGCTATGGGGGCCAAGCTCGCTGCCCCCGAGAAGTTTTGCGTTAATTTTATGGGAGACGCCGCCTTCGGCATGACGGGGCTCGACTTTGAAACTTCCGTAAGAGCGGGGCTTCCCATCTGCACCGTGGTGCTCAAGAACTCGACCATGGCGGTCGAAACAAATCACATGGTGGACTCACACACGAAATTTCGCACGCGTGACGTCGGGGGCGACTACGCCGACATCGCCCGCTCGCTAGGCGGGTGGAGCGAGCGAATTGAGGACCCCAATGATGTGGGGGCCGCCTTCGGGCGCGCGCAAGAGGCGAACAAGGAAGGCAAGTCCGCACTCTTAGAATTCATCACGAACGAGGAAATGGCTTATTCACATTTTGGGGCACGCTAG
- a CDS encoding maleylpyruvate isomerase family mycothiol-dependent enzyme has protein sequence MASTPEMIPAIPWVERENHRFIAILRALSEDKWRAPTWCTGWSAADVVAHMTLGARFYAHVIPAGRAGLIEMPFGAADQKSFWAHRDKVGAELAALPGSERVDAFEEAIWALQKQFDAIRTEDMNNKAWHWMCLCPVHSYPGQRLYELVLHDWDIRNDTDQELHPDALGMSVDILDFRLPFFFNNKPDPALSGTFRFETERPARAWAMQCEGGKAAPMSPDESKYDARIYSSASDIVLLTTGRADYAEKKQAGKLRIEGDEGKADALMRALCKPF, from the coding sequence GTGGCTTCCACCCCAGAGATGATCCCGGCAATTCCCTGGGTCGAGCGCGAAAACCATCGCTTCATCGCAATTCTTCGTGCCCTCTCAGAGGACAAGTGGCGGGCCCCCACCTGGTGCACCGGCTGGTCGGCGGCAGATGTGGTGGCCCATATGACGCTGGGCGCACGATTCTATGCCCACGTTATTCCGGCCGGGCGCGCGGGGCTCATAGAAATGCCCTTTGGCGCGGCGGATCAAAAATCATTCTGGGCCCACCGCGATAAGGTTGGGGCCGAGCTTGCCGCCCTTCCCGGCAGCGAGCGCGTGGACGCTTTTGAGGAGGCCATCTGGGCGCTTCAAAAACAATTCGATGCGATTCGCACAGAGGACATGAACAATAAAGCCTGGCACTGGATGTGTCTCTGCCCGGTACACTCCTACCCCGGCCAGCGGCTCTATGAGCTTGTGCTTCACGACTGGGACATCAGAAACGATACTGACCAGGAACTTCACCCCGACGCTCTTGGGATGTCGGTGGATATTCTCGACTTCAGGCTGCCCTTTTTCTTTAACAACAAGCCCGATCCTGCGCTTTCGGGCACATTCCGCTTTGAGACCGAGCGCCCTGCCCGCGCCTGGGCGATGCAGTGTGAGGGCGGCAAGGCCGCGCCCATGTCGCCCGATGAGAGCAAGTACGATGCCCGCATATATTCATCGGCAAGCGACATCGTCCTCCTGACGACGGGCCGGGCCGATTATGCGGAGAAAAAGCAGGCGGGCAAGCTCCGCATCGAGGGCGACGAGGGTAAAGCGGATGCTCTGATGCGCGCACTCTGCAAACCGTTCTAG
- a CDS encoding M48 family metalloprotease, translating into MASVVAVRVAEQFLMTACLSMVLLPLPFISFGGDVAQGASVQDACIASCPSVRGSFGSRRKDSRCVLKCMNPRQTTRARTKSSLRSALSTIRRNTLIGKLNPLSLAKEVSELKSNEKKIRQDLIDARIALAKARRDRSRTFERAALRKIAAAEAALKAMFSKKSAARLVSESMKNLRKGFSGILGHFMKETQETKYGFYRNPLLEKQISGMLALLRKNSLRPGNQIAFKILNTKKLTHIAATDGETIYIDKAYLDMKPSQDELMFVLSHEMGHADLDHLLLKLSHYAGLSFEEAYFPARISAKDPRVKKAIERTLHDIEVGQYSQDREREADLLGARTALAAGISPRGIKEFIDRMVKLHGPSMKKGGRDLTREKQSILKSSHPQPLGRLRDLERALGRRFWER; encoded by the coding sequence GTGGCTAGCGTTGTTGCCGTGCGAGTTGCAGAACAATTCCTTATGACGGCTTGCCTGTCGATGGTTCTGTTGCCGCTCCCTTTTATTTCCTTTGGTGGTGATGTCGCCCAAGGGGCATCCGTACAGGACGCCTGTATAGCAAGCTGTCCGAGCGTCCGGGGTTCTTTTGGCAGCAGGCGCAAGGACTCACGCTGTGTCTTAAAGTGCATGAATCCAAGGCAAACTACGCGCGCTCGCACGAAGAGCTCCTTGCGCTCTGCGCTTTCCACCATTCGTAGGAACACCCTGATTGGAAAGTTAAACCCACTTTCCCTCGCCAAGGAAGTTAGTGAACTTAAAAGCAATGAAAAAAAGATCCGGCAGGACCTGATTGATGCCCGTATAGCCCTTGCTAAGGCACGGAGAGATCGTAGTCGGACATTTGAAAGAGCTGCTCTCCGAAAGATTGCCGCTGCTGAGGCTGCTTTGAAGGCGATGTTTTCGAAAAAATCGGCTGCACGCCTTGTCTCGGAGTCGATGAAGAACCTTCGAAAAGGCTTCTCGGGTATCCTCGGGCATTTCATGAAGGAAACACAAGAAACGAAATACGGTTTCTACCGCAACCCCCTTCTTGAAAAACAAATTTCAGGGATGCTCGCACTTCTCAGAAAAAATTCCCTTCGACCGGGCAATCAGATTGCGTTCAAAATTTTGAACACAAAGAAGCTGACGCACATCGCAGCGACAGACGGAGAGACCATCTACATCGACAAAGCGTATTTGGACATGAAGCCGTCTCAAGATGAGCTGATGTTTGTGCTGAGCCACGAGATGGGGCACGCGGATCTCGATCACTTGCTTTTAAAATTGTCGCATTATGCAGGTTTGTCGTTTGAGGAGGCCTATTTCCCGGCCCGAATCAGTGCCAAGGACCCTCGCGTGAAAAAGGCCATTGAGAGAACACTTCACGATATCGAGGTAGGTCAGTATTCCCAGGACCGCGAGCGCGAAGCTGATTTGCTCGGCGCGCGGACCGCATTGGCTGCGGGAATTTCCCCCCGAGGTATCAAGGAATTCATCGACCGAATGGTGAAGCTGCATGGCCCATCCATGAAGAAGGGCGGCAGGGATCTGACGAGAGAGAAGCAGTCCATTCTCAAATCATCTCATCCTCAGCCACTCGGGAGGCTGAGGGACCTCGAGCGGGCCTTGGGCCGCCGCTTTTGGGAGAGATAG